The DNA region GCTTATCCCCATCCTGGACAGGGCCTCCAGCAGCATGTCCGGCTCCGGCTTGGCGGGCAGGCCGGACTCCAGCCCGATGGCCACGTCCAGCAACTCCATGAGCCCCATCCTCTGGGCCACCACTCCCACCATGTTCCGGTTGGACACCACCCCGAGCCTTAGACCCATGGCCTTGAGGGCCTCGAGGGCCGCGAGGGCCCCCTCTATGGGCCTTATCATGGAGTGCTCCAGGTGCCGGTACCGGCTCCTGTAGGCCTCCACCCACCGGGGGTCGTACCCGCCGAAGAGGCGCCGAAGGGACAGATCGAAGGGCAACCCTATGGTGCCCATCAGGTCCTGGTGGGTTATGGGCCTCAGGCCCTCATCCTCCGCCAGCAGGTTAAGGCAGTGGGTCACCGCGTGGCTGGAGTCCACCAGGGTCATGTCGAAATCGAACACCACCCCCCGGGGGGAGAGATCAAATTTAGCTTTCATTACTTGTCGACCTCCATCAGTATGCCCTTTAGGTACTCCCCCTGGGGAACCTGGGGGGAGACCGGGTGATCCCAGGGCTGGGCGGGCCTGTGGATGACCCTCACCTGGGCGGATCTGTCCAGGGCCCCCTTCAGGGCCAGCTCCAGCAACGCATCATGGGACACCGCGTGGCTACAGGAGCCGAACAGGAC from Thermanaerovibrio acidaminovorans DSM 6589 includes:
- a CDS encoding HAD family hydrolase; translation: MKAKFDLSPRGVVFDFDMTLVDSSHAVTHCLNLLAEDEGLRPITHQDLMGTIGLPFDLSLRRLFGGYDPRWVEAYRSRYRHLEHSMIRPIEGALAALEALKAMGLRLGVVSNRNMVGVVAQRMGLMELLDVAIGLESGLPAKPEPDMLLEALSRMGISPEEALYVGDTDVDMECALRAKVVPVGVATGPFRPEELQSAGARLVLGSVADLPGTIGPLVKVG